A window of the Alnus glutinosa chromosome 4, dhAlnGlut1.1, whole genome shotgun sequence genome harbors these coding sequences:
- the LOC133866229 gene encoding uncharacterized protein LOC133866229: MTRSLLKHASLCTRNFLLSPSTYRPNPSLSLAPLAASTRFRVGLHSFEPVSSNISNLTQTQKIVFSTDAEDVSDEELKKRIERFYAGDAEAVPSIFEAILKRKLAGKHDEADKKVMEEICGKREDSLDDIDDEESDSDGEFSGSDFDESSSETDEDFDESHGKKTVRKTRARDEWERVIMKRTLLRNVTLYTRNLLRNPNPSPSHAPLAASTRPRLRFYSSENDSSGEKPSSAPETSLAQPQKNDAPIAAGDVSGENPSSTPETSLAKTQKKGALVAVEDVNNKELKMRIEKYFKGDEEALPSILEAILHRKLTGKHEETDDELMEELRMKPLDNVKDKEFESDFEEMHETDEEIDDLYSARDIVTKRMVKDEFFNMDDQKWDGLVKEAIQHKVMKDTRECEEILEDMLRWNSLLPDEIKKKVEERFNELGDMCERGEIEPEEAYELFKEFEDEMVMECTKTMEAEGPPQFDEIAVPDKKKDLGDPPGEGPILRWQTRVVFAPGGDAWHPKNRKVKMSVTVKELGLSKHQFRRLRELVGKRYHPGKDELTITSERFEHREENRKDCLRTLYSLIEEAGKARKLVENARASYVKERLRANPAFMERLRAKTTRTRESDSVSA; the protein is encoded by the exons ATGACGCGCAGTCTGCTCAAACATGCCTCTCTCTGCACTCgcaattttcttctctctccatCCACTTACAGGCCAAACCCTAGTCTCTCACTCGCCCCACTCGCCGCTTCGACTCGGTTTCGAGTCGGACTCCACTCGTTCGAGCCTGTCTCATCAAATATATCGAATTTGACACAGACCCAGAAGATAGTTTTCTCCACCGATGCTGAAGACGTCAGTGACGAAG AGCTGAAAAAGCGCATAGAAAGATTCTATGCCGGCGATGCAGAGGCAGTGCCGTCGATCTTTGAAGCGATTTTGAAGAGGAAATTGGCAGGTAAGCATGACGAGGCTGACAAGAAGGTGATGGAAGAAATTTGTGGGAAGAGGGAAGATTCTCTGGACGATATTGATGATGAGGAGTCCGACTCAGATGGAGAGTTTAGCGGCTCTGATTTCGATGAATCATCGAGCGAGACTGATGAAGATTTTGATGAATCCCATGGAAAGAAGACTGTCAGGAAGACAAGGGCGAGGGATGAGT gggAGAGGGTCATCATGAAGCGCACTCTGCTGAGAAATGTCACTCTCTACACTCGCAATCTTCTCAGGAACCCAAACCCTAGTCCTTCACACGCTCCTCTAGCAGCCTCGACTCGGCCCCGACTCAGGTTCTACTCGTCCGAGAACGACTCGTCCGGCGAAAAGCCCAGCTCTGCTCCCGAGACGAGCTTGGCACAACCCCAGAAGAACGATGCCCCCATTGCCGCCGGGGATGTTTCCGGTGAAAACCCTAGCTCTACTCCCGAGACGAGCTTGGCCAAAACCCAGAAGAAAGGTGCCCTCGTCGCCGTCGAGGATGTCAATAACAAAG AGCTGAAAATGCGGATAGAGAAGTACTTTAAAGGTGACGAGGAGGCACTTCCATCGATCCTCGAAGCGATTCTGCATAGGAAGTTGACCGGAAAGCATGAGGAGACAGATGATGAGCTGATGGAAGAGTTACGGATGAAGCCACTAGATAATGTTAAGGACAAAGAATTTGAATCGGATTTTGAGGAAATGCATGAGACGGATGAGGAGATTGATGATTTATACAGTGCAAGGGATATAGTCACGAAGAGAATGGTTAAGGATGAGTTCTTCAACATGGATGACCAGAAGTGGGATGGGCTTGTTAAGGAGGCGATCCAGCACAAGGTCATGAAGGACACGAGGGAGTGTGAGGAAATTTTAGAGGATATGCTTAGATGGAATAGCCTCCTCCCAG ATGAGATAAAGAAAAAGGTGGAAGAGAGGTTCAATGAGCTAGGGGATATGTGTGAAAGAGGAGAGATTGAACCTGAAGAAGCTTATGAGCTGTTTAAGGAGTTTGAGGATGAGATGGTCATGGAATGTACGAAGACAATGGAAGCTGAGGGGCCCCCCCAGTTTGATGAGATTGCTGTGCCAGACAAGAAAAAGGACTTAGGTGACCCACCTGGTGAGGGACCTATCCTTAGGTGGCAAACAAGGGTAGTTTTTGCTCCCGGTGGCGATGCATGGCacccaaaaaacagaaaagtgaaaatgtctGTTACTGTGAAAGAGCTTGGGCTTTCAAAGCATCAATTCCGTCGTCTTAGGGAACTGGTTGGAAAAAGATACCATCCAGGGAAAGATGAACTTACAATCACTAGTGAGAG GTTTGAACATCGCGAGGAAAACAGAAAGGATTGCCTTAGGACTCTCTATTCCCTCATTGAGGAAGCTGGGAAAGCAAGGAAACTAGTAGAGAATGCTCGAGCTTCATATGTCAAGGAGAGACTAAGAGCTAATCCTGCATTTATGGAGAGGTTGCGTGCCAAGACCACGAGAACACGAGAATCCGACTCGGTGTCTGCTTGA
- the LOC133865229 gene encoding uncharacterized protein LOC133865229 — translation MNRSLLKHVSLCARNLLLSPSTYRPNPSLSLAPLAALTLFRVGIHSFDPVSLNKLILTQTQDMVFVANVEDVSDEELKKRRQRCYADFSKASPSPLIFKVISMSKLAGKHDEADKKVMEEICGKREDPLDDIDDEESNSNVDESSSKTDEDFDESHGKKTVRKTRARDE, via the exons ATGAATCGCAGTCTGCTCAAACATGTCTCTCTCTGCGCTCGCAATCTTCTTCTCTCTCCATCCACTTACAGGCCAAACCCTAGTCTCTCACTCGCCCCACTCGCCGCTTTGACTCTGTTTCGAGTCGGAATCCACTCGTTCGATCCTGTctcattaaataaattgattttgaCACAGACCCAGGACATGGTTTTCGTCGCCAATGTTGAAGACGTCAGTGACGAAG AGCTGAAAAAGCGCAGACAAAGATGCTATGCCGACTTTTCAAAGGCATCGCCGTCGCCGTTGATCTTTAAAGTGATTTCGATGAGTAAATTGGCAGGTAAGCATGACGAGGCTGACAAGAAGGTGATGGAAGAAATTTGTGGGAAGAGGGAAGATCCTCTGGACGATATTGATGATGAGGAGTCCAACTCCAATGTCGACGAATCATCGAGCAAGACCGATGAAGATTTTGATGAATCCCATGGAAAGAAGACTGTCAGGAAGACAAGGGCGAGGGATGAGTAA